One stretch of Chryseobacterium fluminis DNA includes these proteins:
- a CDS encoding 4'-phosphopantetheinyl transferase family protein gives MPLYRDFSDDTATILVWKYDEKEDLNIHELLEPENADKVKDYHPKKLLEVLMVRKLLKGLKPDSKILYKDREPFLSPKDAEISITHSFPFAAIAISKSKIGIDIEKFNPKILRVIDKFTYENERGFIPFDNEVTYYTIIWSVKESMYKIHHSKHWSLKKHYDVRPFELKHLHHIKCRVYDDHISDEFKARVEFFDDYCFTIVEE, from the coding sequence ATGCCTCTTTACCGCGATTTTTCAGATGATACTGCCACCATTCTTGTATGGAAATACGATGAGAAGGAAGATTTGAATATTCATGAGCTTCTGGAGCCTGAAAATGCCGACAAAGTAAAAGATTATCATCCGAAAAAATTACTGGAGGTATTAATGGTCCGTAAACTGCTGAAAGGTCTGAAGCCGGATTCCAAAATATTATATAAAGACAGGGAACCGTTTTTATCGCCCAAAGATGCAGAAATTTCCATTACCCATTCTTTTCCTTTTGCTGCAATTGCGATTTCCAAAAGCAAAATAGGAATCGATATTGAAAAATTTAATCCCAAAATTTTACGGGTTATTGACAAGTTCACTTACGAAAATGAAAGAGGATTTATTCCCTTTGACAATGAAGTGACTTACTACACCATCATCTGGAGTGTAAAGGAAAGCATGTACAAAATTCATCATTCCAAACACTGGTCACTGAAAAAACATTATGACGTGAGACCTTTTGAATTAAAACATCTTCATCATATTAAGTGTAGAGTGTATGACGACCATATATCTGATGAATTCAAGGCCAGGGTAGAATTTTTCGATGACTACTGTTTTACGATTGTTGAAGAGTAG
- a CDS encoding GLPGLI family protein gives MVILCLAMVKKGKYKKIFYFISKINPRDQNKDFFYTQYLENEGDFFIHDNVPDIIWAIDYKTSKKILGYECFKATTVFRGSSVTAYFTKEIPYPIGPFKFYGLPGTILDVRVDSKDYDIWKAISVDLNDKSKIDFNPQFKTFTKIQVQDYIQLKDEKGNQYMNNAQVAGSTGKIVTVRPHLEKTFEWEEKPSH, from the coding sequence ATGGTAATATTATGTTTAGCGATGGTAAAAAAGGGAAAATACAAAAAGATTTTTTACTTTATCTCTAAAATAAATCCTAGAGATCAAAACAAAGATTTTTTCTATACCCAATACTTGGAAAATGAAGGAGACTTTTTTATTCATGATAATGTTCCCGATATTATATGGGCAATAGATTATAAGACTTCTAAAAAGATTCTTGGTTATGAATGCTTTAAAGCAACAACTGTTTTTCGTGGTTCATCGGTTACGGCTTATTTTACAAAAGAAATACCGTACCCTATTGGTCCCTTTAAATTTTATGGTCTTCCGGGCACCATCCTTGATGTACGGGTAGACAGTAAAGATTATGACATATGGAAAGCGATTAGTGTTGATCTCAATGACAAAAGCAAAATTGACTTCAATCCACAGTTTAAAACTTTTACTAAGATACAGGTACAGGACTATATTCAATTAAAGGATGAGAAAGGGAATCAATATATGAATAATGCTCAGGTTGCCGGAAGTACCGGAAAAATAGTTACTGTAAGACCTCATCTTGAAAAAACATTTGAATGGGAAGAAAAACCATCTCATTGA
- a CDS encoding HugZ family pyridoxamine 5'-phosphate oxidase: MNHTHTQEDAQKQAKPLTPKVKELIARTRSVILATVDAEGIPNSSYTPFVEMNNTFYILVSFMAKHTKNLADGRKTSVMFIEDESSTKQIYARERLTIEASTSQIERDSEVWNTVVVELKEMHGKVVNVIAEMKDFILIGLHPIKGSYVNGFGSAYFVDQNLEIMEHRNDVNHQYK, from the coding sequence ATGAACCATACCCATACCCAGGAAGACGCTCAGAAACAGGCAAAGCCTCTAACTCCGAAAGTAAAGGAACTGATCGCCCGCACCAGGAGTGTCATTTTAGCCACCGTTGATGCGGAAGGAATTCCCAATTCAAGTTATACACCTTTTGTTGAAATGAACAACACTTTTTACATTTTAGTATCATTCATGGCAAAGCATACCAAAAACCTGGCTGACGGAAGAAAAACTTCAGTGATGTTTATTGAAGATGAATCCTCAACCAAGCAGATTTATGCCCGTGAAAGACTGACGATCGAGGCGTCAACCTCGCAGATTGAAAGAGATTCTGAAGTCTGGAATACCGTTGTTGTCGAACTGAAGGAAATGCACGGAAAAGTAGTAAACGTTATCGCTGAAATGAAAGATTTCATCTTAATCGGTCTTCATCCGATCAAGGGCTCGTATGTAAACGGATTCGGAAGTGCCTATTTTGTAGATCAGAATCTGGAGATCATGGAACACAGAAACGACGTAAACCATCAGTATAAATAG
- the ahcY gene encoding adenosylhomocysteinase, with protein MSTTTQYVPYKVKDISLAEWGRKEITLAEAEMPGLMAIREEYGPSQPLKGARIAGCLHMTIQTAVLIETLVALGAEVTWSSCNIFSTQDHAAAAIAAAGIPVYAWKGLNEEEFDWCIEQTLFFGEDRKPLNMILDDGGDLTNMVFDKYPEFTKDIKGLSEETTTGVHRLYERMKNGTLVMPAINVNDSVTKSKFDNKYGCKESAVDAVRRATDVMLAGKRVVVCGYGDVGKGTAASFRGAGSIVTVTEIDPICALQAAMDGYEVKRLDTVVDNADIVITTTGNFNIVRKEHFLKLKDKAIVCNIGHFDNEIDMAWLNENYGHTKSEVKPQVDIYTLEEGKEVIILAEGRLVNLGCATGHPSFVMSNSFSNQTLAQIELWNNAAAYKNEVYMLPKHLDEKVAALHLKKLSVELETLSPEQAEYIGVDVKGPFKPEYYRY; from the coding sequence ATGAGTACTACAACACAATACGTTCCTTACAAAGTGAAGGACATTTCCCTTGCTGAATGGGGAAGAAAAGAAATTACCCTTGCTGAAGCAGAAATGCCTGGTTTAATGGCCATCCGTGAAGAATACGGGCCGTCACAGCCATTAAAAGGAGCAAGAATCGCAGGATGTCTTCACATGACGATCCAGACTGCTGTGCTTATCGAGACGCTGGTTGCTTTAGGAGCTGAAGTTACCTGGTCTTCTTGTAATATTTTCTCTACACAGGATCACGCTGCTGCCGCCATTGCTGCTGCAGGAATTCCGGTTTATGCCTGGAAAGGTTTAAATGAAGAAGAATTCGACTGGTGTATTGAGCAGACTTTATTCTTCGGTGAAGACAGAAAGCCGTTAAATATGATCTTGGATGACGGTGGAGATTTAACGAATATGGTTTTCGATAAATACCCTGAATTCACAAAAGATATCAAAGGACTTTCTGAAGAAACAACTACCGGTGTTCACAGACTGTACGAAAGAATGAAGAACGGAACTTTGGTAATGCCTGCCATCAACGTTAACGATTCTGTAACAAAGTCTAAATTCGATAACAAATACGGATGTAAAGAATCTGCCGTAGATGCGGTAAGAAGAGCAACCGATGTGATGTTAGCCGGAAAAAGAGTGGTTGTTTGCGGATACGGAGATGTAGGTAAAGGAACTGCTGCTTCTTTCAGAGGTGCCGGATCTATCGTTACGGTTACGGAAATCGACCCGATCTGTGCGCTTCAGGCTGCTATGGACGGTTACGAAGTAAAAAGATTAGATACTGTTGTTGATAACGCAGATATCGTTATCACGACTACCGGTAACTTCAACATTGTAAGAAAAGAGCACTTCTTAAAATTAAAAGATAAGGCGATCGTTTGTAACATCGGACATTTCGATAACGAAATCGATATGGCATGGTTAAACGAAAACTACGGTCACACCAAATCTGAAGTGAAGCCTCAGGTGGATATCTATACCCTGGAAGAAGGTAAAGAAGTAATTATTCTTGCTGAAGGCAGATTGGTAAACCTTGGATGTGCTACCGGTCACCCGTCATTTGTAATGTCCAACTCTTTCTCCAACCAGACTCTGGCTCAGATCGAACTTTGGAACAACGCTGCAGCGTACAAAAACGAAGTGTATATGCTGCCTAAACATTTGGATGAAAAAGTAGCTGCTTTACACCTTAAGAAATTAAGTGTAGAACTGGAAACGCTTTCTCCTGAACAGGCTGAATACATCGGTGTAGACGTGAAAGGACCGTTCAAACCTGAGTATTACAGATACTAG
- the yiaA gene encoding inner membrane protein YiaA — protein MKKQKVSNAFIAASWIALGAGMIGFIVGLVRAEMLLNEKGYYFTILLYGLFAVVSLQKAVRDKLENIPVTDIYYGICWFATLSSIVLLAIGLWNATILPSEKGFYAFAFLLALFGAIAVQKNTRDNMLEQ, from the coding sequence ATGAAAAAACAAAAGGTATCGAATGCATTTATTGCGGCATCGTGGATTGCATTGGGAGCCGGTATGATCGGTTTTATCGTAGGATTGGTGAGAGCAGAAATGCTGCTCAATGAGAAAGGGTATTATTTCACGATCCTGTTATACGGTTTATTTGCCGTGGTCTCTTTGCAGAAAGCAGTGCGTGATAAGTTGGAAAACATTCCGGTAACGGATATTTATTATGGAATCTGCTGGTTTGCGACGCTGTCCTCCATTGTATTACTGGCCATCGGGCTTTGGAATGCAACCATCCTTCCGAGTGAAAAAGGGTTTTATGCATTTGCCTTTTTGCTGGCCCTGTTCGGCGCTATTGCCGTGCAGAAAAACACAAGAGACAATATGCTTGAGCAATAA
- the purE gene encoding 5-(carboxyamino)imidazole ribonucleotide mutase, translated as MVGIIMGSQSDLPIMEQAANFLKSLDILYELTVVSAHRTPERMFDYAKTAQERGLKVIVAGAGGAAHLPGMVASCTTLPVIGVPILSSNSIDGWDSVLSILQMPGGIPVATVALNGALNAGILAAKIIGTGDAQVAGRLQNYQDALKDKVLGTVDDIKALHPNQYD; from the coding sequence ATGGTAGGAATTATTATGGGCAGTCAGAGCGACTTGCCAATCATGGAACAGGCTGCAAATTTTTTGAAATCTTTAGACATTCTGTATGAGCTGACCGTAGTTTCTGCTCACAGAACACCCGAGAGAATGTTTGACTATGCCAAAACAGCTCAGGAAAGAGGGTTGAAGGTAATCGTTGCCGGAGCAGGCGGGGCGGCGCATCTTCCGGGGATGGTGGCAAGCTGTACCACGTTACCGGTCATTGGTGTTCCGATTTTATCCAGCAATTCTATTGACGGATGGGATTCTGTACTCTCTATTCTTCAGATGCCGGGAGGTATTCCTGTAGCTACCGTAGCTTTAAACGGCGCACTGAATGCCGGAATTTTAGCGGCGAAGATCATCGGTACCGGAGACGCTCAGGTGGCAGGCCGCCTTCAGAACTATCAGGATGCTCTGAAGGATAAGGTATTGGGTACAGTGGATGATATTAAGGCGCTGCACCCTAACCAGTATGATTAA